The window atatttgatatgtgtatgtgagtgtgcaggtttcaGGATAAACATATGACTTAACTTGATGGCTTCagatctggtgaaggatggagcatccgagggattgTGGACAAGACAACAAAGACAAGgaccgagggaagtgacttcgaggcatacgcgaaggatgacattggggatgagccgtgggcttgaatgcatctaaggaatgagagccaaaggaagtaagtttAAAGGAAAGacgtcaaagctgcaaagaagagtcaagtgagtcatgagggtccgagtgtgagagaaatgtactcaggaagggaaaccctaggttaagggctatgccagtcgactggtactggaaccagtcgactgggatgtgttggttggtcctaggaagatcgtaccggtttccatgtacaaaaattttgtacaagtcctgaaactatcctaacaacctattgtgttctttagaaattaaattcggaatcgcaaacagaacttaacattattgattccaaatttaacttatctgttcttagaggtttagacttggatcgcaaacgatacttaacattatagatccaattccacctatgttacaaactcaattaaatattaatttcggaAATAGGCTCCTAGGtcaaacatagcgaggcacttggccttcttgggtatgggaacatccaccactacctcaacaaagcctcttaacgaaattcaatatttaatttccttatataactctaggtttaacaaaaaaaaacaatcgaatcataggatcgaaaaacaaagaaacacaaactcgaaacaaatccgaatatctagaatctcaagcctcttgtgtttggtatttcaaatctatacaaagaaaactagcatgatgcggaatagaattactacttatacctttctttgtaagcaacaacctcttggtcttctatcatattcctcttcttatctcggacgttgtgtgagcaacgatctaccgagacgagaaccacccaagcccatcttcttccttctttcaggTTTCAGCCAAGCAACTTTCTCCAAGAAAAACAAGTCTCGgccatcaaccaagctccaaggaaaactaggaaacaaaaccctcctttctcttcttcttctccaagctagatccggccaccaaaacaagctcctagagattgatgaggttcggccacaaaggaggaagaaaaggaggagaagatgctagggccgaccaccaccaaagaggaaaagagagaggaaaaatagaagagagttatCTCTGATGAAggcacccctccctctcttttataatccttggtcttggcaaataaggaaaattttaataaaaacttccttattttctttgccatggaaaggaaaatttaattgattaaaaataatttccttttcttaaattaaagtggtcgaccacctcatagctccaagaaaggaaagttttaataacacacgaattaaaacttcctaatttacttccggaaattttaaaataaaaatttctctaataatttttcccttcatggttgattataaaaggaaattttataaattaaaatctctctattaaaacatgtggatgatttccaaaaaggaaagttatctttaaaattaaaatcttcctctcaatctacaaataaggaaagagatcaaatctttttttaatcttttatagaaactataataggaaaattttaattttaaaactctcttttaaaatcatgaatatggtttcataaaaggaaatttttatcaaaaattaaaatattcctttcaatctacaaataaggaaagatatcaattttttttttaatctattgtagaaactataaaaggaaagatttaattttaaaactctcttttaaaatcatgaggatgatttcataaaaggaaagttttatcaaaaattaaaatcttccttttaactacaaataaggaaagatatcaaacctttcacttaatcttttgtagaaagctataaaatgaaatatttaaattttaaactttcttttaaaactatggtatccacataagaaagatttaaaaataaaatcctttttaatttaatgtggtcggccacaccaagcttggattcaagctagggccggccacacaacttggcttatcctatttgcttggccgccccaagcttgggttccaagcttgcttggccggccaccttaggatgggtataaaggtgagtataggtgggtataatactttattaataagaggctacgatagaaaccgagaggaggaattggttttggtctcccgatgaaattaagcttcccgtgttcgccccgaacacctaacttaatttcatcaataataattcattccactaaagaattattattgaactaccgcaccaatcccaaattacattttaggctccttcttatcatgagtgtgttaatctccttgtgtttaatatgtcggatgcccactaattaatcgAGTAAATgataactcactttaattaatatcttagtccaagagttgtaccactcaaccttattgtcgtgtcggactaagtccacctgcagggtttaacatgacaatccttatgagttcctcttggggacattatcaacatagattactaggacacaattttcttctataatcaacaacagacactataagtaatatcatttcccaacttatcgggcctattgatttatcaagctaaatctcaccctttgataagtcaaagaaataaatactaaatatatgtgcttgttattatattaggattaagagcacacacttccataataactaaggtcttgttcttttatcgagtcagtataaaaagaacttaccttaaatgaccttgctcaatacactcagagtgtactagtgtaatttatcagtcaagataattaaactaatacctaattgcactatgactattccaatggtttgttcctttccatctcagtcgtgagctactatttataatttataaggaattgaaaacattatcttctgtgtgtgacaccacacaccatgttatctacaatataaattaattgaacaactacactttacataaatgtagacaattgaccaatgtgattctttatttctaaatgaatgttttatacaaaaagctaggcttttagtacacTCTAACAGGATGAGCACAGAGAGTTTCTATGCACGAACAGTagggaccagttgactggtgcaaggaccagttgactggtaaggAGTCGTTGGCTAGGCACCAGTCGATTTATCCAAGGACTAGTTGACTGGTAATGGTAAACAACCTTGTTGTTTCTTCCCAGGCTCTATAAGATGGAGCTTGGGATAACTGGCCAAGGTGAcgaattagacttggttaaagcctaattagtagtcaacaagttCTCAAGTGCTcattgtaatccaagaggtcttggttagtgttgtggtgagatttctccacccacaaggagagttgagatagccggagtttgccggaggCTAATCTATTGATGgatagggatcgcccaccttacggatagccgtggagtaagagtcataatctctgaaccacgttaaagaaaatgtgttagcggtttgcttgttctttcttattgtctttagcttagctttcttgtttatattattttgtatttccatTGCACAAACTAACATTATAGGAGAAGTAATTGAattgggggcaccgtctatccaacccccttctagccggccacaagaTCCCCAACAATAAGCACTGGTGatttctcatggagaattagctaaacaattgatGGTTGAGAGTCACGTGCTAAGTAAAGAGAAATAAGATTGAGAAATgggagagtgagagagagagagacttgaTTTAGGAGATGTTCTAGGGGTTCAGTTTTATTTTGATGTTTATCAATGTATCATGGTTCACCAATTGCCCATCCTCAATTCCCATTCACTTATAGGAAGCTAGATTCATTACTggctcttccttgtggtggtcaaaCTGGAATACTATTTGGATCCATACCCCATATTAGTAAATGGAAATGGTTCCTATGAAGTTCGGTAacaggttacccctgtcactaaggCCCCTCAGTTATAAATTACAAGAACACACTTATACACAATAACCATAGAGATAGAGATAACAATTACGTTCAATTCCCTACTTCCTTATGGGAatttcttctcctttcaaggtaatgACCTAGATGTCCAAAAacaggttacccctatcactTGGGCCCCTCGGTCATATAATCTAAGGCATTCTCCCTACGgtattaacaattctacacaaacATTCAGTCAAATATGAGAATTAAGCCCAACATAATACATGTATATAATATCAAATAGATACAAGGTATGGTAATATCATATAGATAGGAAATTaacatatccatgagttcttacatcaattcacatcacaattactctcttaatcctagaataattGATCTACTCCATGGCATGAAGGGCAGAATTTAAAGACATAGGAATTGAAAGTATCAAAACCCAACtagaagaggaagggagaagaAGCTTATCCAATTGCATTGAGTGATTTTTAGATCCAATCCTTTACTCCTAGAGTCGATGAGAAGATGAAGATGACCTTGGATCATCGAATGGAGAGCGTGGAGAATGTAGATCGGTACCAAGATGGATCTCCCaaagggagaaccttcctccacttggaaaggggaagaaaccccctTAAATATTAATGGGCATGGGCCTGCCACGACCcatgccacgaccgtgtgacatCGACATGGCCAACCTCTGCTTGTCCTCCGGTAAGGTGACATGGCTATGTGGATTCACATTGCCGTGTTCTGCTTGGTCTCTTGACGATCCACACGACCTTGTGGATTTCACACGGCCAAGGTCTGCTCCTCCTCTGAaaggccacatggccgtgtggcttcACACTACCGTGGCCATCTCCTCCTCTACTTCTTGGCATGATCATGTGGAATCACACAACTGGAGTCTTCTCCATATCTAATAAGTGGCATGGTAgtgtgaacttcacacggccAAGCCCTTTGTCTTCGCTTGTTCTCCGAATTGTCTACGAGCACCATTTTCATCCCAAAAGTGGCTTTTGTCAATAGAAAATtacacaaagagtagatctccaacAAAGGAGAGTAATTATGCTAAACATATGATAAGAGGTGTAGAAATGCATAGATCAAGAGCAAATAAAGTACGTAAATGTGTATCAaagtatgtataaaagtgtatataatctacgtacatcaatAGGGTGTTGCCCCCAAATAGAGTAAGAGTCTTATTTGGTCAAGGTGTTGAACTGTGTGTCCCAAAAATCCAAATAGGGAAGTATTTATATTTTGCAAGTCTTCAATATATATCTCCATTTGTTCTAAGGCCTACCAGAATAAGATGTTGACTAAACTACCAACATCAATAAATACTCAAGCTACCTCAAAATTAACAATTGTAGCTTTGATGACTAAGGCATTATTATAGGGAACTAAAATTTTCAAATCTTCTGGCCCAAAACTCAGTGTTAGGACcgaagaaatttagatatctctataattgtatgatattcactacaagaaaaaagcctaacaacaacggtttttcaccgttgtcgtagcccattttgaactgttgttaaaggccgtgttgttaaaaggggtgcccaaagacaacagtttttaaccgttgtctttgaaggcaaagacaacatttttacaacagtgaaaaactgttgtcttttccttcaaagaaaacagtttttcaccgttgtctttgagcgtctacctttaataacagggtcttcaacaacagttttaaactatctacgacaacggtgaaaaatcgttgtcttttttagaaaaaaaataaaaaaaattaatacataattttccaatattataaatcattcaaaatactaaatttcaaaataaaatttaatatacaattttctaacattcaaaaataatatctataacattctgaagaaatttcataagcaaccaacaaaatttcataagcaatcaacaaaatgataacactattaaaacaaaggtagaacaatataacacaatattttctacttagatgtcggtgaagaggagggattgcagctcctagtgctccttaatttgttaaagtctcttcatttttttagcttgtcggcattcttcccaatactcttgaggacacctattcgaataaagatatatattacaaattagcaACTAAACTGTACGTgtgattctaattgcactgcataaatgttacataaccataaacaccatttgatatagtcatctaatagaagtgcaaaaagcgttatctacgtaacataaatggtaacctcttgaaacaatatggtggctcttaaatttcttattaagcagaattgtcattctatgtcactgcatacaaagcttctGTTATAAATcatgcaaacattatttttcccagtGATCAAGCAGCATTAATTCTAAAAGGTACAATCTAATACAAACGTTTCCACACAAGTCCAAGAATGTGACACGGAGCAGGGAACAAAATAACTCAGAATGTGACACAAGTCCAAGAGTTTACATGCTCAAACCAAAAGggcaaaataatatttttttgcaTATTATTCAGAATTAATCCAAAAAAAATCCAATATCATTGAATATTAATTATGAGTACCTGACAGAAAAAGTAATAACTTAGTTAACACACAATGAGATGGAAGAGGAAGAACTGTGAACTCCTTTTTATCTAGATTTTGATTAGCTACTAATTTATAACTATTTCAACACAATAGGAACAGCTCTTGCCTTATCAATCAGCAACCAATTCATCTCTATACATGAATTACATGTCTAGTTGCAATCAATATAGGAGCATAATGAGAGGTAGAATTAACTCCAAAATTAAAACACAAATAGATGAGTTGAGAAGAACTTTGCTAAAAAGATTTTGCGATCACTGTTACATCTTACAAGTAAATCCTACACAAAAAATAAACCTGAGTAACTTGGGTAAAGTACCTAGCCTAAGGATGAAAAGAATACACTCCGCTACTTTCTTTAAGGTGAAAGCATAAACGGAAAATGTGCAAGTGAACATACAAGATCAAAATGATTACCAAGAGACGTTGTCTTTCCCCCTCCATTAACACTAACAATCATAATCACTGCAGGTTTTCTGGTTGCACATGGAAATCAAAGGCTTTGCAATTGAGTCCAGCTTGGACGAAAGACCAATTGGATAAAAATACATGAAGAATAATTCAAAGTCTAGAACCTAAATCCTAGCTGAAGCTCTGTCTTACTGCCCTTGCTTGTCAACAACTGGAGCACGCTCGTCTTCAAAGCCTCCTAGATAtttgttaatgagcattaacttAGGCAGTTACTGAAGGGGGAAAACCTACAAGGAAGATGCTGAAGAAAGAAAAAGTTCACCTTTATCTCACTTCCAGACTTCAGCTTCCTCGCTAGTATATCTTCCCGAAGGCTGTCCACGATCTTGAACGAAATTTTCGGGCCGAAATCAAACACTAAAAGTGCCTACAAGAAAAATTCGAATGAAAATCAAAGTCAACTCTTCCCACTGCATGATCATCCTTTTTTTAGCCACCTCTTCGAGCTCATCCAGAACTTGGTTGGTGTCGGCGAGGTTCCAGTAGAGGAGGAGCTCATCCACAACGGAGAGACTCTCACACGTCTTGGAGAATCCGGAGAAGAGCTTATCAACATCGCTCTTGGCGGGTGAAGAACCCGGTTTGCCCGGCGGCGCACCGAAACCGAGCTGACGAAGAGACTCCCCTAGAAACGAAGACAGAAAAGGACGCCGCTGAAGCAGGAGAAGAGACTCCCCTGGTAATCATTCTTGGACAATTTATAACATtctgagttataaattttcattctATTTGTACAATCTAAAAGGTACAAATAGGGGACTGAAATGGGGTGGCCAATGTTCCCTGCTCCGTGATATCGATCTGGGACTCCTGTCCCCAACTTATAACCCACGTAAACGTGATTGCCTGCTGATCAATACCCAATTCTTGTAGTTTCCCTTGAGATAGATGAAGAAGACATCTACCAAGAACAGCTCTCGATCCCTTTGCATGGCCATGGCCTGCAAAGCATCATGGCGCAGCTTCTACACTCTGCTTCTGCCGCTACTCTTCCTCCTCCTGTCCCAGGCTTCTGTTACAGCTATGGGGCAGCAGCAACAGCAGTGGAGCCAAGAAGCTTGTGCTCCCTTCTCTTGCGGTCTGTTCCACGACATCAGCCACCCATTTCGTCGAACAACTGATCCTCCTCAGTGCGAGGATCGGATGTACGAGCTCACCTGCGACAGCGACAAAGCCACCATCTCCATCGGCTCCACACACTACTTGATCACTCAGCTATCTTACAAAAGCGGCACGATCCGCTTGGTGGATCCGAAGTTTGCGAGCGGAAGCTGTGACCTCCCTTCCCAATCTTTGTCACCCTCCGATCTTTCAAGCTCTGGCTTTGACCATTACCAAAATGGTTGGTGGGCAAGTTTCATGAGTTGTAGGAGAAGAATCGAGGCCCAGAGTTTGTATCAGCTTGTTCCTTGCTTGAGCAACAAAAACAACACTTTTGTCTATGTCAttgttgcagataaaggaaatagTTTGTCGTACCTTTATCCATCATGTCATTTTGTGTCGATGATTCCCGCGGCAGAAGTGAGGAGGCACTAATGAGGAGGCAGCGAAGATGGATGAAAGTCGAGGTGGCGAGGAGGAGGTGCTGGTGAGAAGGAGGCAACAAAGATGGCTGAAAGTCAAGGCGACgaggaggaggcggtgaagatggctgaaagtagaggccgcgaggaggagatggcgaggccgaaagttgaggcgacgaagagggtggcgaggaaggaggcagcgaagagggtggtgaggagggaggcggggAAGAGGGAGGCGGTGAAGAAGGCggtgaagagggtggtgaggagggaggtggcgaagagggtggtgaggagggaggcgacgaagagggtggtgaggaggaggcggcgaagagtagggttttgggaaagagacaaaaaaacaaggcgtaaacaacacttaatagacagaaaaatgacgaaggagaaaaagtggcgaaagaaaaaacaatcgcattcaacaacacttaatagacaacgatttttaaaaactgttgtcgtaatcccaaaaaagcgcacatagacaacagttttaaaaaactgttgtcgtaccctttaaaaatcgttgtcgtatccccaaaaaaacataaatagacaacagtttttaaaaatcgttgtcataggccaaaaaaattactaaaagacaacagtttttgttaaaactgttgttaaaaggcaaaaagacaatggtttggtataaaaccgttgtcgtttgagtgttgttgaatgacatttttcttgtagtgattatccactttgggcctatgcccttatgattttatttttagactttacCAAAAtaacctcataccaatggagatatctttcccttataagcccatgatcttttccatatatttttaatgtggagactttgtttgcaaccttacaaccttAACAATCcccctcccctcaaacgaaggaccacaatacCCCCCTCAAGAGGAAAGCCTATCCGTTTGACATCTGATGCTCGACCCATTAGGTCTTCTTGCCCCTCGTTCCCAACCGACCTACTaggtcttcttgcccctcggtccaccagACTTGTAGTGTCCGAAaacttaattgtttaattaaGAGGGTTTATTTGAttagtttagatttaattaattcagtgAGCCCACAATTATGAAAATTGGATTAATCAATTGTGTTAAGAAAAAATAATAGgatgcaatatatatatatatatatatatatatatatgagaatttatagggattagtaaataaaataattataggACTAAAAATGTATATAACTTAGTTGATAGGTTGTAATTTCAATAGGACTAGGTTCAATGTTTCTTgtagaggaagaaaaagagagaccaAGTCCTAAGCTTCTAACCTCTTTAAAAACCCTGCTTTCAAAAGCCTCAGCTCCTTATGCTTTCTGCTAGCCCTAAGAAGCTCCCCCTACCCATTGTTCTCCACCAGTTCTAGAGCCCCAAGGGAAGACAAAGAAGAGGGAGTTAGTAGCTAAAGATTGAAGGCATGTTCCTTACTTGAATTGTGTTTAGTTAGTTTCTATAATTAGTGAACTTCTATCCTATGGTTTAATGTTCATGGCTATTTTCTTGGAGTATGATGCTCTAGTTTAAGTTCTCTTCTTAAGGTCCAAAGGGTTTGTATAGATGGAGGCTTTTAGATTTCATGAGGGGTAGATTCCTCACTAAATTTTAAGGGTTGTTCATCATGTTTTGATTTACAAGTTGTGCATGCTTCCAATCTTGTTTAATGCTCTAGTTAGTTCTATAATTTGGTGTAGTTATGGATCTTATAAGGCTTGGTATAACCATGGTTTTTGATTCATACATATTGATGTTACCTTGCAAATTGTTTCATGGTTTTAGTTGTGTCCCTTAAGAGATGGAAAACCTTTCTATGCTCAAATTGAATTGTGGACTTTGCAAGTTTTGGATATTATAAGATGTGGTTTTGAAACCTCTTGTTAGGTTTATACATCTTATTTTAAATTCAGTTTTGAAGAGTACCATCATCTTAGATGGATTCGATTTTGTGTGCTCAAATTGAATGGTAGAATTTGCAAGTTTCGGATATTATAGAGTGagattttaaatcctttttgttGTAGTTCATGCATTATAGTTGAATTTAGTTTTGTTAAGTGCAATCATTATAGTTGCAATGTAGTTTTTTTGTGAAAACATCTTGGTTTTGATCATTGTTTTTAAGGGGTTAGTCATGTTGAGGTTGCACTACATCTTGTTCCATACTTTTAATTGTTTTCCCTTAGAAGGTAGAAGACCATATTATGTTCAATTCAGATGATAAAACTGATAAGTTTCAGATTTATAGGTTTAGCTTAATCACTATTTTTGGTGGTTTATTCATTATGATGTTGCTCTACAATTGTTCcatatttttctatttgtttccCATTAGAAATTTGAGAACTTTGTTTGCTCAAATTATGTTACAGCACTTCCAAATTTTGGATTCTATAGGAGTAGTTTCAAATTCTATTTTAGGGGTCTTATTAATCATGATGTTGTTCTACTATTGCTTCATGTTCTTCTCATATCATGCTTATTTTATCTCCTCAAGCTCATGTATGTTTAGACACCTTAGATGAGCTTCGGATTTTATAGATTCCTATGCTCTATTATGTTTTAGGAAAATGATACCATGTTAGCTCCTATAAAATTGCAAGGTTTGGATTTCATAGATTCCTATGCTCCTTTGTTTATTTAGAGGATGATACCATGTTAGCTTCTAGAACTTGTGAATTTCAGAAATTGGTTAGTGTGATTGTGCTTACTCTTGCTTCACATCATGATAGTGGTAGAGTGTCACCGGTGATCTTAGcctgggagctcaccaaatcttatgtggtagagtgCGACCAGTGttcttagcccgggagctcaccaaaaatCTACGTGTAGAGTGTGACCAGTGTCATTAGCCTGGGAGCTTACCAAATTTATGTGGTTGAATGTGACCAGTGTCCTTAGCCCGAGAGCTCACCAAATATATGTTGTTGAGTCTGACCGATGTCCTTAGCTCGGGAGCTCACCAAACCTTAGGTAGTTGAGTATAACCGATGACCTTAGCCTGGGAGCTCAACAACCCTATGTGGTTATGTTTATGGATGTATGTATATGCTCATGATTAAGTCTATtcttatatgcatgtttatcccATGCAAGTATGATTATGCCTATGCTTATCTACCCGCTTATGATTATGCCTACTTTCATGCTTTTCTTATTTACATGTTTATGCTTATGTTTGTATGCCTATGTTGACGCCTATGCTTATGTTCATGTCCATGATGTGCCAATAGATAAGTCCTAAGTTACCTAGCATAAGTAtcccttagtacactagattatagatGCTAACTATTGCATAACATGATACTGAATATGTTGAGTCCCTCACTCACAGATTATAACTTTTTTTTAGGAAATGAGATGAATGGGGCAAGAGGCAATGACTAGTGAACCAGCTttgcttgactttgatggtagatatttttgaaaatagtcataaTTCATAGAATCGGACCAGTgtactcttgcttctatggtgatctctcaactacattttggttactagataaactcagatcatgcaagcttatttggaaaaatcaatccctaaAAAAACTGAATGAAGGTTTATTCAAGTTTGATAATTTGCAAacatttaaagaaataaaaaaataagggataaaaaatagttaccgtgagtggaaactagtaattcacccctttgagaccaagttaggttactggaaaatgaatgctatgtttctcttgatactgagtattcctttgagatctTGTGTAGACGATGCTTTGCATTTTTATGGGGAATGAACTTTACatatggcaggtaagtgcctatagCCAAAAGTATGAGGAGCAcggttaaatgaaaaattgattAGGCTTAGAGATTAACATTTGAGAAAGTTAAGCCACTTATCACACTGAGCACGgagtgatggatcgaaagcgctagaaaggggggggtgaatagcgctcgtggctattttaacgattttaaacacagaatagaaacgcagcggaaagtaaaatcaaacacacagagacgcaggtgttttacttcgttcggagcctatggcgactcctactcgaaggcccgcggtccttgaccactttcggtgggcaacaactaaatatcgaaaagattacaattagaattacaattaatgcaataagtaaactaataccgacaacaaaagatcgaagagtctgagcttcaggttgtcgacgtcgagtagtagcacttcaaggtcgtctcgttggcagcacttcacagaagaaagcttagaatgtgtTGTCTTGTTggctgctccctcgaccctctttttatatgacattccgggtgcctggatcccttctgggcacctggagtgtgacctggccaaccaaccaggatgttccacgtggcgaagtcgtggcagggataaaacttggtcccgggcgcccggacctgttccgggcgcctggagctccgggcgcccggaccacctttttccaacaggttcctcacctgcaaaaccaggttagtccgagcaaaatcccctgcaagacagtgttagaatctgataaaacacagtaaggaataactgacagtcttcggactgtccgagtctaacttcggattcccaaccggaaaccctaggtcgacccgacgcctactgttccctctacagggaacgcgtcctcacctactccactcaggagagattacctgatgccagtccggtcctccagaccgactggactttccgcctagggttaccaccccctaggacctagggttaccgccccctagggtttttctccacctagggttgccaccccctaggacctaaggttgccgccccttaggcttttccctcacctagggttaccgccc is drawn from Zingiber officinale cultivar Zhangliang chromosome 1B, Zo_v1.1, whole genome shotgun sequence and contains these coding sequences:
- the LOC122038541 gene encoding putative RING-H2 finger protein ATL21A; translation: MACKASWRSFYTLLLPLLFLLLSQASVTAMGQQQQQWSQEACAPFSCGLFHDISHPFRRTTDPPQCEDRMYELTCDSDKATISIGSTHYLITQLSYKSGTIRLVDPKFASGSCDLPSQSLSPSDLSSSGFDHYQNGWWASFMSCRRRIEAQSLYQLVPCLSNKNNTFVYVIVADKGNSLSYLYPSCHFVSMIPAAEVRRH